In Fodinibius saliphilus, the sequence AGATTTAATAACCTCATAGAGGGAATCATTAATGGCCAGACTATTATTTAAAGTTGGGTTATCTTGGTAGCCTTGTTTATGAATTTGGATATAACCGGAAAAGGTGCCCACCGTATTCTCGAGCATATTATCATATTGCCCTTCTTGTGAGGAACGGGTAATGGCCGATAAAAAGACGGCAACAACAATGGAGAGCGTTGTAATAATCGTTCTTCGTTTATTCCGCCAAATATTTCGCCATGCTAATTTTATAGATAGCATATCAAAGTTGTTTAATAGGACACAGGCAATGCAGGCTAAACAGTCAAGCGCAGATAAAATTCGTGGAAACTTGCATCAGCTGTAAACCCTGCGTTTTAATCTAGGTTTTTTAGATTTTGGATGCTGAAGAATCGTTCAGCTATATCAATATTGAAAGCAATATCCTCATAAAGTAATACCGTCTTCTGGTTTTTTTTATCCATGGGAATCATCTCCATTTTTGTAGGGATGGTTCGTCCGTTCATGTTTTCAATTTGTGATCCTTCCATGACCTTTATTAATTTCCCATCCTCATTATAAAATTCGGTCCGCAGCTGCAGGTACTCTTGTTTTGATATGAAACTAATCAACTTACCCCATACGACCGGAGCTTGGGGCTTGGGTGACATTATGATCCTGTAGCACTCATAATCGCTGAGGGTACTGTCTCCGGCTATCGTATGGTTATAATCGGTGACGATAGAGGACTCTTCTACCAGATCATTATTTGAAAAGTCTGATCCCATCCAAGACTGACTCATCATAGAGGGAGGCATTTTAATCGTCCTATTGATGTTGGGTAGCCAGTTCCAGATCTCATTATCCCGTTTTAAATAGGCGGTTCCTTGATCACGGGCCGGGGCGGTAACAAGGATGAGACTATATTCAGTGCCCAGACTCCATGCTTTCATTGATACTTCGCGCTGCCAAGTGGGGCGTATGATTTTCATGGTTATCTTTGCCCGCGAGCTTTCCCCACGTATCTTTTTATCTGCTTTTTTAACAATATCAGTAGCATTTTGGGCTTGTATTATGAATGTGCAGCTAAACAAGAACAGTATAGTAGCTAAGCAATATTTTTTAATAGCCTGCATGATAGCGTAACTAATCGGTTATTCATTTGTTACTTTTTCCGTAAGCATAGCAATCTGAAATTCCAGTCTCTTAATTTCTTTAAGGATAGAATTCTTATCTATTTGCATCCAGTGCCAGAGTTTGATCATAGCGCCAAAAGTCAGTGCGATAAAAAGTACCGTCCCATACCTCAGTATCTCTGTTATACCCTCTACTATAAAAAGTTTAAATCCGCAGTAGAAGCATATTACAACAATAAATGTATGAAATATTGACATTAAGATAGCAAGCCATCCCAGCTTACCGGTATAGAGTTCTCCCCACATACTGAAAATACTTTTTTCCGTAAGATTATTATAGAACTCTGTTTCCTCTTTATCCAGAGATTCAGTAATTAATTTATCAATTTCTTCTTCTGTCATCGGTATAGTTATTTTGTCTTTATGAAATAATCTGTTTCAGTTTTTCCCGGGCATAAAACAATCGGGATTTAACTGTTCCGTTGGATATATTGAGCACACTGCTGATTTCCTGTAAAGTCAAATTATCCAAATAAAAAAGTTCAAGCACGATCCGTTGTGTGCCTGGCAGCTGTTGAATAGCGTTACGTACTTTCTGCAATTTGCTACTGCTGTTATCAGTGGTAGAACTTTTAGTTGAGGATGCCGAACGGTTTTCAATGAGGGAAGAATTCTTAGCTGACTGCTGTTTTTTCCTTATCCAATCTAAGGCTTTTCGGCGGGCGATGCTCAGTGCCCATGCTTTAAAGCTGATTTTTAGTTCCAGCTCTGGAAGTTTCTCAATAATGACATACCAACAATCTTGGGCTATGTCTTCAACAGGATTTTGCTGTTGGACTTGATAATAGATAGTCTGCTTCATAAGCGGATGAAACCTTTTAATAAGTTTTTTCAACACTTTTTTTTCTCCATTTTGGAAGCGTTGAACCAGTTCTTCATCTGATTGTTGTTTATCCGTAGTATCCATCACTCATCTATATAGTCGAATGAAAACTGAAAAGGTTCAAAATTATTTTCATCTCTTGATTGATGAAGTTGTTCTACTCAAATAGTATTTACTGAGCTTCTTAAAAGCAATATTGGTTATAAAATAGATGGAATGGAAGAAGGAATAGGGGGGGATAATACCTTCCCTTTTCGCTGGTTGCAGAAAGGAAAGGTATTATCAAGAGCTTCTGATCAATATTTATTTGGGAAGTTGTAGAGGTAAATGGCCGATAGTAGGTAATAGGGTGGTATTAGGTATAAGAGTTATTGACCATCTTGATATATAGAATAAAGGAAATTCTGCAAAAGTAAAGCCCCGGCTTTTCCCGATTTTTCGGGATGGAACTGGGTGCCCATATAATTATCTTTACAAACGACAGCGGTAAAGTCTTTTATATAATGGCAACTAGCTAAGGTATAATCATTGACAGGCGCAAAGTAGCTATGTACAAAGTAGAAATACTCCGATGTGCCAAAGCTACTAACCAAGGAATGGTTCTTGGCAACTTTAGAAAAAGTATTCCATCCCATATGGGGTACTTTGTCTACCGAAGAATCAAACTTCTTTAATTGACCCGGAATGATTCCAAGTCCCTGAGAGTCACCCTCTTCCGAGGATTCATATAATAGTTGCATGCCCAGACAGATGCCAAGCACCGGCTTGTCTGTATTTATTAACCACTGGTCCAGGTTGTTTTTCTGCAGAGATTCCATTGCCGGTTCTGCATGACCAACACCTGGAAAAATAATGCCATCCGAATCATCCAGCTCACCAGTGTTATTAGTAATGATATGGGGTTCGTTCAGGCGTTTAAGAGCATTGGATACTGATGCTAAGTTGCCGGCTTCATAATTAATAATTGCGATCATTATCAGAGTAAGTCTTTAGTGCTGGGTAAAATGTTAGCATTACGTTCATTTCGGCTTATGGCAGCACGCAAGCAGCGTGCAAAAGCTTTAAAACTAGCCTCAATTTTATGATGGTCGTTTTCACCTTCTACTGAAATATTTAGTGTGGCCTTGAGGTTCATCGCCAGAGAGTAAAAAAAGTGTTCCGTCATTTCAGTTGGGAAATCTCCTACATATTCTCGCTTTAAGTTTCCTTCAAAGACAAGGTAGGGGCGCCCCGAGAAATCCAGTGCTACCGTCGCCAATGTCTCATCCATAGGCAACGCAAAACCATAGCGCTGGATTCCCACTTTATTTCCCAATGCTTTACTGATAGCTTCTCCCAGGGTGATTGCTACATCTTCAATTGTATGATGTTCATCAATAGCGAGGTCGCCGTCACAGGATATATCTAGATCTACTAGCCCATGTTTTGCAATCTGTTCCAGCATATGGTCGAAAAAGCCCAGCCCTGTAGAAATATTACTTTTCCCTGTACCATCAAGGTTTACACTGATGGAGATGTCAGTCTCAGAAGTAGTACGCTCAACGGTTGCTTTTCGCGTTGGGAAACAGATTTTTTTACTCAGAGATATCCAGTTTTCTGCAGATTCCACTTCATTACCCTCTTCATCAATAGCTTTTAAAAGCTTATCTTCGGTGATAACTTGAAGGGCTATTTCCTCGGAACTGGTTCCTGTAGCAGATATTTTCTCATTTTCTAAGAGATCAAGTTCCAGTTTAGATAGGTTGTCAGTAATAAAAAAGAGTGTATGCCCCAGCTGTTGTAGCCTTTTAAGACCGTATAAAGCACCGGGCCACAATAACTCAGTTTCAGATCCGGAAAGCGCTTCTGTCGATATTCGAATGTTCATTGTACTATCTCTTTTAAAGCTGAGATTAAACGTTCATTTTCATCCGGTGTTCCTACGGTAATACGCAGACAGTTATCACAATGCGGTTCATTACCACGGTATCTCACGATAATATTTTTCTTGGCCAGTTGTTGGTAGATCATGCGAGCCTCATCAATTTTGACTAACAAAAAGTTTGCATCACTGGGAAAAATATGTTTGACAGCACTGAGCTGTTCCAACTTATTGTGTAGTTGTTTTCGTTCCCTTTTGATCGCTTCAATATGGAATTTTACTGTTTCCCAGTTTTGAAGTCCATTAATAGCCAGTTCGGAGGTAGGTTTATTAATATTATATGGTGCTTTTACCTTCATCATATAGTTGATAATATCTTCCTGAGCGTAACTGATTCCAAGTCTGATTCCTGCCAGCCCCAGTGATTTTGATACCGTTTGTAAAACTACAAGGTTTGGATATTTAGCTATTTTTGAAGTCCAGCTAGGTCCTTCGCTAAAGTCGATATAGGCCTCATCCACCACCACAATACCGGGAAACTCTTCCACAAGTTGTTCTACTTTGTCAGTTTTAAAAGTATTGCCTGTTGGATTATTAGGGGAACAAAGAAATAGAATCTTTGTATGCGGCGTTACCGCATTTAGGATGGCCTGCACTCGTGGCTGGAAAGTTTCTTCTTCCAGCAATACCTCATCAATTGAAATATCATGGATATTAGCAGATACGGTATACATTCCATATGTAGGAGGGACCGTCAGTATGCGATCTTTTCCGGGAGTGCAGAAAATGCGAAATAATAGGTCGATGCCTTCGTCGCTTCCTACCCCCACAAATACATTCTCCTTTCGAACACCCCGCCATTCTGCAATGAGTTGTCGCAGTTTTTTTTGGGATGGATCCGGATAGCGATGCAGTTTACTGTCGTCGTTAAACGGTGCTCCCAAGCTATTTTCATTAGCATCCAGTAGCAAACCTTCTTCATAATCTTCGCGAGCACTGTGGTAGGGTTCAAGTTGTTGAATATTAGGACGCACAAAATTTTCAATATTAAATGAACTGCTCATTATCTTAAAAAATATTTGTTGTTTTACTTGTTAATATCGGCAAGACGAATAGAAACCGCATTCCTGTGGCCCTGTAACTTTTCGAGTTCTGCTAACTTTTCAACGGCAGGTCCTACATTTTGCAAGCC encodes:
- a CDS encoding outer membrane lipoprotein-sorting protein, yielding MQAIKKYCLATILFLFSCTFIIQAQNATDIVKKADKKIRGESSRAKITMKIIRPTWQREVSMKAWSLGTEYSLILVTAPARDQGTAYLKRDNEIWNWLPNINRTIKMPPSMMSQSWMGSDFSNNDLVEESSIVTDYNHTIAGDSTLSDYECYRIIMSPKPQAPVVWGKLISFISKQEYLQLRTEFYNEDGKLIKVMEGSQIENMNGRTIPTKMEMIPMDKKNQKTVLLYEDIAFNIDIAERFFSIQNLKNLD
- a CDS encoding DUF6768 family protein, with the protein product MTEEEIDKLITESLDKEETEFYNNLTEKSIFSMWGELYTGKLGWLAILMSIFHTFIVVICFYCGFKLFIVEGITEILRYGTVLFIALTFGAMIKLWHWMQIDKNSILKEIKRLEFQIAMLTEKVTNE
- a CDS encoding RNA polymerase sigma factor: MDTTDKQQSDEELVQRFQNGEKKVLKKLIKRFHPLMKQTIYYQVQQQNPVEDIAQDCWYVIIEKLPELELKISFKAWALSIARRKALDWIRKKQQSAKNSSLIENRSASSTKSSTTDNSSSKLQKVRNAIQQLPGTQRIVLELFYLDNLTLQEISSVLNISNGTVKSRLFYAREKLKQIIS
- the hisH gene encoding imidazole glycerol phosphate synthase subunit HisH, coding for MIAIINYEAGNLASVSNALKRLNEPHIITNNTGELDDSDGIIFPGVGHAEPAMESLQKNNLDQWLINTDKPVLGICLGMQLLYESSEEGDSQGLGIIPGQLKKFDSSVDKVPHMGWNTFSKVAKNHSLVSSFGTSEYFYFVHSYFAPVNDYTLASCHYIKDFTAVVCKDNYMGTQFHPEKSGKAGALLLQNFLYSIYQDGQ
- the hisB gene encoding imidazoleglycerol-phosphate dehydratase HisB, with the protein product MNIRISTEALSGSETELLWPGALYGLKRLQQLGHTLFFITDNLSKLELDLLENEKISATGTSSEEIALQVITEDKLLKAIDEEGNEVESAENWISLSKKICFPTRKATVERTTSETDISISVNLDGTGKSNISTGLGFFDHMLEQIAKHGLVDLDISCDGDLAIDEHHTIEDVAITLGEAISKALGNKVGIQRYGFALPMDETLATVALDFSGRPYLVFEGNLKREYVGDFPTEMTEHFFYSLAMNLKATLNISVEGENDHHKIEASFKAFARCLRAAISRNERNANILPSTKDLL
- the hisC gene encoding histidinol-phosphate transaminase; this translates as MSSSFNIENFVRPNIQQLEPYHSAREDYEEGLLLDANENSLGAPFNDDSKLHRYPDPSQKKLRQLIAEWRGVRKENVFVGVGSDEGIDLLFRIFCTPGKDRILTVPPTYGMYTVSANIHDISIDEVLLEEETFQPRVQAILNAVTPHTKILFLCSPNNPTGNTFKTDKVEQLVEEFPGIVVVDEAYIDFSEGPSWTSKIAKYPNLVVLQTVSKSLGLAGIRLGISYAQEDIINYMMKVKAPYNINKPTSELAINGLQNWETVKFHIEAIKRERKQLHNKLEQLSAVKHIFPSDANFLLVKIDEARMIYQQLAKKNIIVRYRGNEPHCDNCLRITVGTPDENERLISALKEIVQ